Proteins encoded within one genomic window of Cryptococcus neoformans var. grubii H99 chromosome 4, complete sequence:
- a CDS encoding ubiquinol-cytochrome c reductase subunit 10, giving the protein MPAYIRRTQLGFAGITPERLRFWGPSAAVWGVAAGAAVSFYLSEVPIFQKDVLIKVPVVGSYFKDTTPDSDKPF; this is encoded by the exons ATGCCTGCTTACATCCGAAGGACACAACTT GGTTTCGCCGGTATCACTCCTGA ACGATTGAGGTTCTGGGGCCCTAGCGCCGCCGTCTGGGGTGTCGCTGCCGGTGCCGCCGTCAGCTTCTACCTCTCTGAGGTCCCTATTTTCCAAAAGGATGTCTTGATCAAGGTCCCTGTC GTCGGTTCTTACTTCAAGG ACACCACCCCCGACTCCGATAAGCCTTTCTAA